The DNA region CCGAACGTTCAGTCATTTTCGGAGGAACGGAAATCGGACGAAACACCCGAATTAAGGACAGCGTCATTATGCCCGGCGTAAAAATCGGGCGAAACGCGGTGATCGAGCGGGCGATTATCGGCGAGGGCGCCATCATCAAGGATGGCGCGGTCGTGAAGGGAACGGCGTCCGAAATCGCGGTGATCGGGCCGCGCGAAACGGTATTGGCAAAACCCGCCGTTCTTCCCCAGCCTTCCAGGCTGCTGCAGGAGGTCTACGAAAATACGGCCCGGCTGCGGGCGGAAGGCCTGCTGTCCTGACGGGTTTTTTATAGGCAATCTCATTAACGGAAAAAAAAGGGGCCATCCTCGCAAGTACACGAAAAGTGTGCTTGCGGGATGCCCCTTTTCAAGGATTAAGCTTGGTCGTAAATAGCCGGAGCCAACTGATACAAATTAAATTCGCGGCCATCATCCTTCCGCCCCGTACCCTGCAGGCGAAAGCCAAGCTCTTGATAAAGCCGATTCAGCTTTACGTTTTGGTTCCAGCAATCGAGACGAAGTCCGGAGCGCCCCAAAACCTTAGACCGCTTGGCGGCAAAGCTTAGGATTTCACCGCCCAGCCCCTGGCCGCGGTAAGGCAAGCGGACCGTAAGCCGGTGCAAATAACTGTATCCGGGGATGTTCAGCGCCCCCCAATAATCGGGATCCGAATCCTGCAGCGTAAACATGGCTGCCGGCTCCCCTTCCCTGGTCAACAGATATATTTCCCGTTCATCATAGTAGGAACGAATCAAGTCCGGAGTAAACTGCTCGGGGTTCCACTGCTTGACGCCGCCGGTTTGCATCCAGTTCGCCGCCTCGACGAGCATTAGCCGTACCGTTTCCAAGTCGCCCGGCTTGGCGAGCGTGACTGAGAAGTCCCCGCCGCGCGTAATTACCGTTCCTACCCTGTCAATCATTTTGTTTCCCCCCTTTTCGGTCAAGCCTGATCATCGTTTTCCGCGGCGAGCGAACGGCCCGCTTCACCGTCTGCAGACGATTCGTCTTCCGGCGCGGCGGAAGCGGTAACGTCCGATGCTTCCGCGTCTTCGGCTACGGGAAGCGTCACCGCCACGGTTGTGCCGACGCCGAGCTCGCTGTGAATCTCCATCACCCCATGATGCAGCTCCACGATCTGCTGGCTGATGGCCAGGCCCAGCCCGGTTCCGCCTCCCTGGTGGTTGACCTGGAAGAAGCGGTCCTTCACTTTGTGCAAATACTCCTCGCTGATGCCGATCCCGGTATCGACCACTTCCACCATCGCCCGGCCGTCCTCTTTTACGCTGATCACCAGGTGAATCCAGCTCTGCTCATGGGAAAATTTAATCGCATTATCGACGATATTCAGGAATACTTGCTTAAGCCGATTGCCGTCCCCGCTGACGATGACGGTCCTGTCGGTACGTTCCTCCAGCTTCAGCTGGATTTGCTTCTGTTCCGCTTTGGCCCATACGTTAAGCATCGTTTCCTGAATCAGCTCTTTTAAATTGACGTGCCCGATGACCAGCTTCATTTCATTTTGCTGCAGCTTGGAAAAATCGAGAATTTCCTCGACCAGCCCGATTAACCGGTTGGTCTCCTTGGCGATGATCCCCATTCCGAGCTTCGTTTCTTCCGGATCGAAGCCCCCGGACGTGAGCGTTTCGCTCCACCCTTTAATGCCGGTCAGCGGCGTTCTGAGCTCGTGCGAGATCGAAGATATGAACTCGTCCTTGATCTGATTGCTGCGTACGATTTCTTCCGCCATATAATTGAGCGTTGCCGCCAGTTCGCCCAGCTCGTATTTGTAGTTGCCCCTGATCCTGGCGTCGAATTTGCCCCGTGCCATTTGCGCGGATACGTCGCGAATATTGTTAATGGGCTTAACGATCGAGTTGGCGAGCCCGATGCTGAACAGCGTCACAAGCGCAAGCACGGCGGCAGCTACCCCGATGGATAAAAAGGTCAGGTTCAGCAGCTTGGAATTAACGCGCTCGAGCGATGTGACAAACCGGGCGATATACTGCGTTTGGCCTTGAATCTGCAGCGGGCGCGAGACCGCCATCACCGCTTCGCCGGTGCTCGGCTGCCGGCCGATCCATTTCCCTACGCTGCCGGCCAGCGCTTGCGGGACATCGCCCGTCTGGATCGCTTTGTCCGCCTGGAAGGCGTTGGTGCTCGCTTTGACTTCTCCGTTACGGTCCAAAATCATCAATTCGGTATTGTCCAGCTCAAAAGTGCGCAGCATCTCGGTAAAATAATCGGGATCGCGTTCGGAGTTCAGACGCACGAATTGTTGGAAAAAATCCGAGGCCCATTTGGAATGGTTGGCCATATGGTTGTAAATCGTATCGTAATAATACGATCGGATGGCTACCGTGAAAATAATTTCGACCATAAACAGCGTCACGAATACAACGATAAAGTAATGCAGAACGATTTGCCGTCCGATCCCTTTCTTGATCATTGTCCCTCGCCTTTCCACTTATAACCGTGCCCCCACACGGTCTGCAGGAAAGCCGGTTCGGACGGATTGCTTTCGATTTTTTGCCGCAGCCTGCGGATATTTACGTCCACGATTTTCGGATCGCCCATGTATTCCTTGCCCCAGACGTGGTCAAGCAGAGAATCCCGGCTCAGCGGCATATTCTCCTTCTCGAGGAAATACTGAATGAGCGAAAATTCCGTAGGCGTCAGTTCGATCAACTGCCCGTTTTTCTTAAACTGCTTGGAAATCAAATCCAGCGTAAACGGCCCCGACGTAAACATGACTTTAGCGCTGCTCTCCCGGTATACGTTAACCCGGCGCAGCAGCGAATGGATCCGCGCGATCAGCTCGGTCGGGCTGAACGGTTTGCTGACGTGATCGTCGGCTCCGACGGACAAGGCGTATACTTTGTCCTGTTCCTGCACTTTGGCGGTCAGGAAAATAATCCCGATCCGTTCGTTGGTCTCGCGGATCCGGCGGCACACCTCAAACCCGTCAATCCCCGGAACCATCACGTCGAGCAGCGCGATGTCGATATCCGGCACGCTCTGCAGCTTGCTCAGCGCTTCGTGGCCTTCCGCCGCCTCCAGCACCTCGAACCCGTTCCGCTTCAAATTGATGACGATAAAGCTGCGGATGGATTCTTCATCCTCCAAAATCAATACCTTGCTCAATGGTAAGACCTCCCTCTCTATCCGAAAACGGCTTAACGTTTGATTTCCGTCTCGCCTTTATTCACCTTCAAATCCGTATGGCTAAGGAAGCCGATCACTCTGTCGGTATCCTGCGCCAGGAACTGCCAATCCGCTTTGTTCTTCTCCCACTCGGAAAGCGTAAAGAAACGAATTTCCGCCACCACCTCGTTCGTGTCGGTTTTGACAAACCAAAGATGCTCGTTTTTATCCGATTTGGTATCGATCGTCACATTGCCGCGCCATTCCTTCGGAAAATTGAAATAAAAGCGGCCCGCCATATCCATATACTGCTGCATCACGGATTTCAGACCGTCTTTTTCATCCCATTGGTAATAGGTAAACAGCCAGGGGATTTCATCAAAAGAGATGTATTCCCAGCCCTTCGGCTTCTCGAGCATGCCGACTTCCAGCACGCCGTCGTTATTCACGTCTCCGCTCATAATCGGATAACCCTTCAGCGTCATATCCTGCGACGGAAGCAGATTCACGAACTGGCCGTCCTTCATGACGATGATGGTGGAGAAAGCCGAATGAGTCCCGACGGACGCGTCGAGAATGATCCCTTTGAGTTTTGGGGTAATATTCCCGCTGACCGCGTTGTAATAATCGCTGACCGGATCGTTCAGCTCCAGTTGGCTGAGCTGCTGAAAGGATCCGTCCGCATACTGGTAAGCCGTCACCGTGGCGAACTGCTGGCGCTTCAAGCTCACCACCGTGATATCCGGTTGACCGTCCTGATTGAGATCGTCGACCATGAAATAGTCGTACGGCAAAGCCATCATTTTTTCAACGGCTCCCTCATGGTAGGAATATACGGTTAATCCCTTTTGCAGTCCATCGCCTCCATTGGAGAAGCCGGCGATAATCTCCAGGTTCCCGTCTCCGGTCAAATCCAGCACGTCAAACGTCTCCAATTCCTGGCCTTCACCGTCAAAGCGGGCTTTCAGCGCCCAGGTATCCTTCTCGCGCTCCAGAATCATCCCGTGAATCCGCACGGCTTCATCCGGCGTTTGGTAGAACACCACCGCCTCCTTGACCCCGTCGTTGTTCAGGTCGGGAGTGCGGATCGAGCTGCTGTTGCGCACATCCCGGGGCGAGATGATTTCTCCCCCTTTCAGCTCCGATTTGATGACGCTGATCAGGGACGCCTTATCCGAGGACAACTGCGGCGTTTGCATCAGCGATTTCGGGTCGCTGATAAAACTGCAGCCGCTTAACACCATTAGTAAAAAAAATCCAGCAATAACGGTGCACCATCGTTTTGCCAACATCATATCACTCTTTTCATGCCAAATCGATCAGCCTTTTCTCTTCCGGCAGCAGCCTTCTTCCGGAAACGTCGATTTTAAGCTCTCCATCGCGTATGCCCCAGATACGGGTGCAGAAGCGTTCCGCCAAGTCCAGCGGCAGCGCCGCCACGACGATTTTGCCCTGCTCCTTGCAAAGGGCCTTCAGCGTGTTCAATACGCGCTCGGCCGACTTCGGATCCAGCCCGACGGCCGGTTCGTCCGCCGCGATAAACCCAGCGCCGTGCACGAGCGCCCGGCATATGGCCACGCGCTGGCGTTCGCCGCCGCTCAGCTTGCCGGCTTTCACGTGGGCTTTGTCCAGCAGGCCGAACTTCTCCAGCTCGTCCATCGCGCCCATATAATCGTCCGAACGCACCATACCGGTCAGGCGGCGAAGCAGCGGCGTTTGCCCGGCCTGTCCGATCAGGACGTTTTTAAGCGCCGTTTTTTCGGGAAACAGCGAAGGGTTTTGCTCCAGGTAAGCGCATTTGGAGCGGTACTTTTGCGAACCGCCGCCACCGCCGCTGATCACCTGGTCGCCGTCCCACGTATAATCCCCGCGGTTCCAGCGCTCCCGCAGCGCTAAACAGCGCAGCAAAATGCTTTTGCCGCTGCCGCTGGGCCCGACCACGCCGATCATTTCCCCGCCTTCAAACTGAACGGTAATGTCGCGGAGCACTTTTTTCTTATTTCCATCCACCGATTTGTGCAAGTGGTTCACTCTGATCATGGGTCCGATTCTCCTTTTTTACGATGCCAACCGCTTTTTTTCTCTACCTTTAAGTGTATTGGAAAAGCCGGCGAAAATCCATTACAGCATGTTCATATTTGCCGATTTTTTGACCGGCGCTGCTTTCCGGATTAAAATGGAAGGCAGGGAAAAAGAAAAAATCGCCAATAATCATTGACGATGTCCTGCCGTTTTGCTGATTTGTTCATGAATCCTTAAACATTATAGTAGACAATCCCCCGTCAAACAAGCCATAATGAATTTGTATGCAAAGATTTCTGGGAGGTATCTTGTCATGGCTTATGATGTGAAGGTAGATTACTCTCTGGTCTACGAACTGCTCAGCAGCTTTATGATATATACGACGCGGAAATGGGTGAACAATCTCGATGTCGGAGCGGAATGGATCGAGGAGATTCAGAACCGCTTCAATCCGGAGGTCCGGCAACGGTTCGCGGAAGCCGCCGGCTACCCCTTTTCCGATTACGACGTGTTGTACGTTTGGGTTCTGGAACGCGGAAAGGCGGATGACGTTCTTTCCTTTTTGAACGAAACGGCCGAAGCCGAAGCAAACGCGCTATGGCAGAAAACAAAATCCTATATTCCCGATGTGACTTGTGAGGCAATCGTTAGAATTCGCGACAATTACATCCCTTTGTTAAAAACGTGGCACCAGGTTTATTTCCGCGACGTAGAGCCGCAACTGCTCCCTCTTCTGGAAGAAGACGCGGCGGAGAAAAACGCGCTCCTGAAAAAAATGGACACCGACGCGCTGATCGAATACGCTTCCGGCGGTCTCGTGCTGGAGCCGCAAAGACCGGTCTCCCAAGTGGTTCTCACGCCGTCCACCCATTTCCGGCCGATCAATACATACGTCTTCTACCGCGATGTCCTGTTCATTCAATATCCGCTGGACATCCCGGAAGTCGACGAGGACGAGCCGCCGGTCGTGTTAAAGCGGTTGACCCGGGCGCTCGCCAAGCCGGAGCGGCTGCGGCTTCTCCGCTATGTGGCGGACGAACCGAAATCGATCTACGAAATGCTGCATGACTTAAACGAAAGCAAAGAGGATTTGATGCATGACCTCATGCGGCTTCGGGTGGCCGGGCTGCTGCGCATCCACTTGGTCGACCAGGATATCGAAAAATTCAGCATCCGCCCGGACGGCGCCGCCGAGCTGCAAATTTTCCTGGAGTCTTATATCCGTTTGTAATGCAGGCGGCAACAGAGAAAGTTTTACTTGGATAAAGGAGTGACCTGCTGTGAACACGCGGACCAAGCGGCAACACCTTATTTTTGATCTCGACGATACCTTGATTCATTGCAATAAATATTTCGATTTGATCCTGGAGCAATTCGCCGAGCTACTCGTCGATTGGTTTAAAGGGAATCCGGTCACCGCCGCGGAAATCCGCGACAAACAGACCGAAATCGATGTGGCCGGCGTGCACCAAATCGGATTTTCCAGCTCCCATTTTCCGGAATCGCTCGTCGAAACGTACCGCTATTTTTGCCGTATCTACGGCCGCAAGGCGCTGCCGGAAGAAGAACAACGGCTGATGAAGCTGGGGCTCAGCGTCTACGAGCATCCGGTCGAGCCTTACCCCGGCATGGTCGAAACGCTGAATCTGCTGCGCAGCCAGGGGCATGAGCTTTTGTTGTACACCGGAGGCGAGACCGCTATCCAGCAGCGGAAAATCGAACAGATGAAGCTGGCCGAGTTCTTCGAGGACCGCATATACATCCGCCAGCACAAAAACGCGGAAGCGCTCGAGGAAATTTTACGTTCCCGTTTCTTCGACCGGACCAGCACCTGGATGATCGGGAACAGTCTGCGCACCGATGTAATGCCCGCCTTATCCGCCGGAATCAACGCCGTTTACATCAAAATCCCAAATGAATGGCTGTATAACATCGTTGAGCTGCAGCAGGAGAGCAATTCGAACATGCATACGGTGTCCTCGCTCGAGGAAGTGCCACGGATTATTTTTGATCACATCCATCAGATGAAACGGCAAAAACGGACCCTATAACAAGGTCCGTTTTGTTGTTCGGAAACGAGTCTCACCCACCGGGTCCCTGATCCCCCACCAAAATAAAGGTAATTTTAGCCCTTATTTGGGCGAATTGTGTTTTTTCGATTTAATAGAGGAACAAAATGTCCTTATTTCCCTTGGGAACCTTATAATCCCATGCTTTTTTTCGCCTCCACCCCAAAGTAAAGCCAAAAAAGTCCCTTATTTTTCCTATAGTCGCGGATTTTCCAAAATAAGCCCCTTTTTTACCGTTATTTTTGGCAGAGCAAGGAATATCACTCTCCTGTGCCTTATTGTCCTCAGGTGTCCGTCACCGCGTCGAAAGCCTGCTCCATTTGGTCAACCCCGGCCGAGACCGCAAATAGGATAAACGGCCCTTTCGTCTTTAGCACATGCTTTTCGAGCAAAAAATATTGTTCCGGACGATAGTCTTTAAATTTGGCGGTTTGCGCGGCAATTCTTTCCTCGATTTTCGCCATGACGCGGTCCGCTTCGCTTTCGTCCTTAAGCCGGACGATCAGCAATTCGTCCGCTTCCACGTTCGATGACGCCGTATAGAGCACAAAATCCGCGACCTCTTCGCCGGAGATATGATACAGCTTTTGCAGCTTTTTCATATCCCTTTGCTCCATACTCTCCAAGTTAACCGATTGTTCGATTCGCTCGCCCACATCGGCCGCCGTCAGGTTCCCGGTTCCCTTTTCCCTTTCGGCGCACCCCGCCAAAATGCCGGTCATGACGATAAGCGCCAGCAGAGTGGAACCGAACACGAACGTTTTTGTTCCCTGCATATATCTATTCATTTTATCATCTCCGATAAGTTCTTAATGGACGGATCCGCAAAAAACGTATTGATATTATAAAGCACCAGCATGTCATCAATCTCCCGTTCCCGTATTAGCGCAAGCAAATCGCCGTCATAATACCGCAGGTCCACAACATAAATCTCGCTGAAATGCCCCGTCAAAAAAGGAATCAAGCTGTTGGCATACGAGTCCTTCACGACCAGCAGCTTTTTTCCCGCCGGATGAGCCGGCGACGTGATTTTTACCAGCGCATGGTTGCCGTTCAAAAAGACTGCATATTTGTCCTTCTTGCTTAAGTTCTCCAACGCATACAGAGAATTGGTAGTCTGCTCTTCGTCGACATATTCAACTGTTTCGTTCTCTTTCTCCTTTGGCAGCCAAAGAGCGATTCGATCAGGCCGTAAATGCCTGAAGCCGCTCTGCGAATACAGCGATCCGTAGAAATCATCCGCGGCCTGCCAGATCTCGAAATCTTCCGCTTCTTGGGGGGTCATCCCCATTTGCCTGCATAACTCCCGGTATGCGTAATAAGCGCCCAAGGTCGTCCAGTGGTGGTCCGTCTTGTAGTAAAGATACTCATGGCGTTTGTCGTACAGCGCCGGGTAGACGTCGACAAAGCGCGCGAAGCGGCTGAGCGCATTCCGCATTTTGTCCAAAAAGGCAAGCTCGCTGCCGGCCGGAGCGAATGCCGGAAGCTTGTCCTCGTTCAGTGTTATGGAGGTAGGTGCCAGCATTACGTAGGTGTGCAGGCCCGGCGCCGCGGAAATAAACGTTCGGATCGCCTCCGCGTTCTCCTCCACCTCCCCTACTGCCGGCGGAGAGAACCGCTGAATCAGGTAACCGTCTTTGCCCAGGTAAACCCCGCCGTTTTCCTTTTGCCCCATCGCCCGGGCCGTATCGGATTTCGCGCCAACCCAGAAATCCCGGAAAGGAAATTGGTCGGACATGTACTTCTCGTAATTGGCCATAAACTTCCCCGAAGCCAAATGCTGCAGCGAAAGATCCGGCCTTGGCTCGAGCATCCGGTTTTCCGCTGCGGAGAATTCGCGGTCCGGCGTTAGAATCTCCAGAGCCGGCAAGGCGCATATAAATGCCAGCAGCAGAACAGCCATGGCTTGTTTATACCATTTCAGGTTTCGCCGCCTCCCTTCCTGACACTAAAAACGAAAATATAAAAACGGATTATAGGTTTCATTGACTAAATACGCCGTGGATAAAAACAACAGCAGCAGGTGCGTACCCAAAGCCGCGGCGCTGCCCCAATGCCCCCGTCTCCTCCGGAAACGCAGCAGCAGAAGGCGCGGTAACGGCGTTGCGCATAACATGAGCAGGATCAGCCAGCCGGAATAGGCGGACAGATCGTAAAGCGCCTGACGATCGGCAAGGCCATGCGCGCCGAACCCGAACATCGTTCCGAGAAAATGGGCAGCGATCCCCAGGTTTTCGTATTCGAAAAACACCCAGCCGATGATAACAGCCGCCAGCGTATAGACGTGTCCGGCAAAACGCGGGAGCCGGTGCAGCCCTTTTAGCAAAAACAGCTTTTCGAACGTAACCAGGCAGCCGAAATAAAGACCCCAGACGATAAAATTCCAGCTCGCTCCATGCCACAATCCGGTTAAAAACCACACCGCAAGCAGGTTGCGCAGCTGCTTGGGCAGGCCTTGCCGGTTGCCGCCGAGCGGAATGTAGACATACTCCCGGAACCAGGAGCCCAGGGAAATATGCCATCTGCGCCAAAATTCCGTGATGCTCCGGGATATATACGGATAATTGAAGTTTTTCATAAATTCAAACCCGAACATTTTTCCGAGACCGCGGGCCATATCGGAATATCCGCTGAAATCGAAGTAAATTTGCAGGGCAAACGCCGCAATCCCGAGCCAGGCGGAAAGCACGCTCAGCTCCCCCGGCGGCGCCGCTTTGACATTCGCCCACAGCAGGCCGATATTGTTGGCCAGCAGCACTTTTTTGGCGAGACCGCGGATAAACAATTCCGCTCCCGCGCCAAACCGGCCAAGCGTCATGCGGCGGGAAACTAATTGCCGGGCGATGTCGCCGTATTTGACGATCGGACCG from Paenibacillus macerans includes:
- a CDS encoding DUF4358 domain-containing protein; this encodes MNRYMQGTKTFVFGSTLLALIVMTGILAGCAEREKGTGNLTAADVGERIEQSVNLESMEQRDMKKLQKLYHISGEEVADFVLYTASSNVEADELLIVRLKDESEADRVMAKIEERIAAQTAKFKDYRPEQYFLLEKHVLKTKGPFILFAVSAGVDQMEQAFDAVTDT
- a CDS encoding ArsR family transcriptional regulator; this translates as MAYDVKVDYSLVYELLSSFMIYTTRKWVNNLDVGAEWIEEIQNRFNPEVRQRFAEAAGYPFSDYDVLYVWVLERGKADDVLSFLNETAEAEANALWQKTKSYIPDVTCEAIVRIRDNYIPLLKTWHQVYFRDVEPQLLPLLEEDAAEKNALLKKMDTDALIEYASGGLVLEPQRPVSQVVLTPSTHFRPINTYVFYRDVLFIQYPLDIPEVDEDEPPVVLKRLTRALAKPERLRLLRYVADEPKSIYEMLHDLNESKEDLMHDLMRLRVAGLLRIHLVDQDIEKFSIRPDGAAELQIFLESYIRL
- a CDS encoding phosphonate ABC transporter ATP-binding protein, whose protein sequence is MIRVNHLHKSVDGNKKKVLRDITVQFEGGEMIGVVGPSGSGKSILLRCLALRERWNRGDYTWDGDQVISGGGGGSQKYRSKCAYLEQNPSLFPEKTALKNVLIGQAGQTPLLRRLTGMVRSDDYMGAMDELEKFGLLDKAHVKAGKLSGGERQRVAICRALVHGAGFIAADEPAVGLDPKSAERVLNTLKALCKEQGKIVVAALPLDLAERFCTRIWGIRDGELKIDVSGRRLLPEEKRLIDLA
- a CDS encoding response regulator transcription factor; its protein translation is MSKVLILEDEESIRSFIVINLKRNGFEVLEAAEGHEALSKLQSVPDIDIALLDVMVPGIDGFEVCRRIRETNERIGIIFLTAKVQEQDKVYALSVGADDHVSKPFSPTELIARIHSLLRRVNVYRESSAKVMFTSGPFTLDLISKQFKKNGQLIELTPTEFSLIQYFLEKENMPLSRDSLLDHVWGKEYMGDPKIVDVNIRRLRQKIESNPSEPAFLQTVWGHGYKWKGEGQ
- a CDS encoding HAD family hydrolase — encoded protein: MNTRTKRQHLIFDLDDTLIHCNKYFDLILEQFAELLVDWFKGNPVTAAEIRDKQTEIDVAGVHQIGFSSSHFPESLVETYRYFCRIYGRKALPEEEQRLMKLGLSVYEHPVEPYPGMVETLNLLRSQGHELLLYTGGETAIQQRKIEQMKLAEFFEDRIYIRQHKNAEALEEILRSRFFDRTSTWMIGNSLRTDVMPALSAGINAVYIKIPNEWLYNIVELQQESNSNMHTVSSLEEVPRIIFDHIHQMKRQKRTL
- a CDS encoding MBOAT family O-acyltransferase, which produces MVFSSLIFLFYFLPATILIYYLSPQRFRNGVLLGASLVFYAWGEPLYIFIMIFSTVFDYANGLLIEKYRERKALARAIFIGSIAGNLGLLCFFKYAGFAIDNLKRLLHLGLPAADLPLPVGISFYTFQTMSYVIDVYRGKVPAQRSPIAFGAYVAMFPQLVAGPIVKYGDIARQLVSRRMTLGRFGAGAELFIRGLAKKVLLANNIGLLWANVKAAPPGELSVLSAWLGIAAFALQIYFDFSGYSDMARGLGKMFGFEFMKNFNYPYISRSITEFWRRWHISLGSWFREYVYIPLGGNRQGLPKQLRNLLAVWFLTGLWHGASWNFIVWGLYFGCLVTFEKLFLLKGLHRLPRFAGHVYTLAAVIIGWVFFEYENLGIAAHFLGTMFGFGAHGLADRQALYDLSAYSGWLILLMLCATPLPRLLLLRFRRRRGHWGSAAALGTHLLLLFLSTAYLVNETYNPFLYFRF
- a CDS encoding sensor histidine kinase, whose protein sequence is MIKKGIGRQIVLHYFIVVFVTLFMVEIIFTVAIRSYYYDTIYNHMANHSKWASDFFQQFVRLNSERDPDYFTEMLRTFELDNTELMILDRNGEVKASTNAFQADKAIQTGDVPQALAGSVGKWIGRQPSTGEAVMAVSRPLQIQGQTQYIARFVTSLERVNSKLLNLTFLSIGVAAAVLALVTLFSIGLANSIVKPINNIRDVSAQMARGKFDARIRGNYKYELGELAATLNYMAEEIVRSNQIKDEFISSISHELRTPLTGIKGWSETLTSGGFDPEETKLGMGIIAKETNRLIGLVEEILDFSKLQQNEMKLVIGHVNLKELIQETMLNVWAKAEQKQIQLKLEERTDRTVIVSGDGNRLKQVFLNIVDNAIKFSHEQSWIHLVISVKEDGRAMVEVVDTGIGISEEYLHKVKDRFFQVNHQGGGTGLGLAISQQIVELHHGVMEIHSELGVGTTVAVTLPVAEDAEASDVTASAAPEDESSADGEAGRSLAAENDDQA
- a CDS encoding GNAT family N-acetyltransferase; amino-acid sequence: MIDRVGTVITRGGDFSVTLAKPGDLETVRLMLVEAANWMQTGGVKQWNPEQFTPDLIRSYYDEREIYLLTREGEPAAMFTLQDSDPDYWGALNIPGYSYLHRLTVRLPYRGQGLGGEILSFAAKRSKVLGRSGLRLDCWNQNVKLNRLYQELGFRLQGTGRKDDGREFNLYQLAPAIYDQA
- a CDS encoding DHHW family protein translates to MAVLLLAFICALPALEILTPDREFSAAENRMLEPRPDLSLQHLASGKFMANYEKYMSDQFPFRDFWVGAKSDTARAMGQKENGGVYLGKDGYLIQRFSPPAVGEVEENAEAIRTFISAAPGLHTYVMLAPTSITLNEDKLPAFAPAGSELAFLDKMRNALSRFARFVDVYPALYDKRHEYLYYKTDHHWTTLGAYYAYRELCRQMGMTPQEAEDFEIWQAADDFYGSLYSQSGFRHLRPDRIALWLPKEKENETVEYVDEEQTTNSLYALENLSKKDKYAVFLNGNHALVKITSPAHPAGKKLLVVKDSYANSLIPFLTGHFSEIYVVDLRYYDGDLLALIREREIDDMLVLYNINTFFADPSIKNLSEMIK